Genomic window (Leptotrichia sp. oral taxon 212):
GTAGAATGGTTAAAATACTATCTGGAAAAACATGATTTGAAAACAGTTGCTGAAAGGGATATAGAGCTTTTTATAAAAAGCGCAATAGGAGAAACTTTTTCAAAGGTTCTGGAAAATTGTGGAGTATTTAAGAATAATGAAGATGGAGAAAAAGGTTTCAGAAAATTTATACAAAAAGTAAATGAGGAATAGGAAATTAGTGTACAGCAAATAAATTTTTTCTGTAAATTTATTTTATAAAATTTAAAACAGCCGTTAATTAGGAAAAAATTATAAATATAATAAAATATATTTATTTAATAAAAAGATAAATAACGATTTTCCTAAAAAAACAGGCTGTTTTTTTAATTTTTTATCTTAAATAATATACATTAATTGATATAATTTTCTTGATTTTTTTTATTTGGCATGTTATATATATAGAAAATGAACATTAATTTAAGGAGAATAAGAATGTTGCTGACGAAAAGACAAAATGAGATATTAATTATGATTAAAGAAAAATCACCTATTTCTGGGGATGAAATAGCGAAAAGACTTTCAGTTACAAAATCTGCACTGAGAACAGATTTTTCAATATTGACAGGGTTGAAATTAATAACTTCGAAGCCAAACAGAGGATATATTTATAATGGATGTACAACAAATGTGGTGAAAGATTTTATGAGCCCACAAAATTCAATTGATATAAAAACAAGTGTCTATGATGCAATTATTCATCTTTTCAATTATGATCTGGGAACTTTGGTTGTAGTTGAAGACGGTAAGCTTGTTGGAATTATATCAAGAAAGGATTTGCTGAAATCAGTTTTAAATGGAAAAAATATGGAGAAAATTCCTGTCAGCATGATTATGACAAGAATGCCGAACATAGTTTACTGTTTTGAGGAAGACAGCGTACTTGAAGCAATAGAAAAAATTATAAGGCATGAAATTGATTCATTGCCTGTACTGAGGCAGGAAAATGGAAAATTAACTCTTGTTGGCAGATTTACAAAAACCAATGCTATAAAATTGTACTATCAGGAACTTAAAAATAAAAATATTTAGGAGGAGAGAACAATGAAGCAGGTTTACGAGTTTAAGGAAGGCGGAAAAGAAATGATTCCAATATTAGGAGGAAAGGGAGGAAATCTGTCTGAGATGGTGAAGATAGGTCTTCCTATACCTTATGGAATTATAGTTTCCACAACAGCATGCAACCAGTATTTTAAAGACGGAGAAAAACTTTCCGAGTCATTGAAGAAAGAAATTTTAAAAAACATTCAAATTTTAGAAAATGCAACAGGAAAAAAAATACAGTCTGAAAATCCTTTGCTGGTATCAGTAAGATCAGGGGCGCCAGTTTCAATGCCTGGAATGATGGATACAATACTGAATCTGGGATTTAATGATTATGTTGCACAGAAAATGCTTGATATAACAGGTGACGAAGAATTTGTATACTCTTCCTATCTTAGATTTGTTCAGATGTTTTCTGAAATAACTGAGGGAATTGACAGAAAAAGATTTACGGAACTGAAGTCTGATAATTATAAGGATCAGATAAATGAAGGAAAACAGATATATAAGAATGAATGCGGGAAAGAGTTTCCTGAAAATTTTAAAGAACAGATTTTTTATGCAGTTAAAGCCATCTTTGACTCGTGGAATAACGACAGGGCAATATTATACAGAAAATTAAATAATATAGATAATAATATGGGAACAGCTGTCATCATTCAGGAAATGGTGTTCGGAAACCTTAATGAGAAATCAGGAACAGGGGTACTATTTACAAGAAATCCTTCCACAGGGGAAGATAAAATTTTTGGAGAAGTTCTGCTCAATGCACAGGGAGAAGATATCGTTGCAGGAATAAGAACACCTGATGATATAAACCTCTTAAAAACAACTATGCCTGTTATATATGATGAACTTGTCAAGACGACTAAAAAACTGGAAAAGCATAATAAGGATATGCAGGATATTGAATTTACAATTGAAAATTCCAAACTGTTTATTCTGCAGACAAGAAATGGAAAAAGAACACCGGAAGCTTCCCTGAAAATTGCAATGGACATGGTAGAAGAAAATATTCTTACAAAGGAAGAAGCTATCCTGAAAGTTGAGCCTTCTTCAATAAATAAGCTGCTGACAGGAGATTTTGATGAAAAATCACTGAAGGAAGCGGTTTTTCTGACAAAAGGGCTTGCGGCATCATCAGGAGTGGCAGTAGGTCGTATAATGTTTGATTCAAAAAGAGTAAAAATAAGAGAAAAAACTATACTTATAAGGGAGGAAACTTCACCTGAAGACCTTCAGGGGATGGCACTTGCCCAGGGAATAGTGACATTAAAAGGTGGAGCGACTTCACATGGTGCAGTGGTTGCCAGAGGAATGGGAAAATGCTGTGTAACAGGATGCTCAGAGATAAAAATAGATGAGATAAAAAGAACGATGACAGTGGGGGAACATGTACTGAAGGAAGGGGATTTCATATCTGTCAGCGGACATACCGGGGAAATATTCCTAGGAAAAATACCGTTAAAGGAAAACAGTTTTTCTGATGAACTGAAGGAATTTATATTATGGGCGGCAGATATGAAAAGAATGGAAGTCAGAATGAATGCTGACACACCTGAAGATGCAATGCAGGGGAAATTATTCGGAGCGACAGGAATAGGGCTCTGCAGAACAGAACATATGTTCTTTAAACATGATAAAATATGGGCAATAAGAGATTTTATACTTAGTGACAGAGGAGAAGAAAAGAAGAAGTCACTTGAGAAATTATTTGAACTTCAGAAGAAGGATTTTCTGGAAATATTTGAAATACTTGATGGTAGTGAAGTGAATATAAGACTGCTTGATCCGCCTGTACATGAGTTCCTCCCAAAAACAAAGGAAGACAGGGAAAAAATGGCAGAAATTCTTGAAAAGCCTGTGGAAGAAATAGAAATAAGAATACGTAAATTAAAAGATGAAAATCCAATGCTTGGACATAGAGGGTGCAGACTGGGAGTAAGTTATCCTGAGCTTTACAGAATGCAGGGAAAAGCTATAATGGAAGCTGCCTATGAATGTTCAAAGAAAGGGATAAAAGTTCTTCCTGAAATAATGATACCATTTATAATGGAGGCAAAGGAACTGGCTTATCTTAAAAAAGAGATAGAAGAGGAAATCAAAAATCTGTTTGAAGAAATAGGAGGAAAAGTAGAATATAAGTTGGGAACAATGATAGAAATACCGAGAGCGTGCCTGCTTGCTGATGAAATAGCCGAACATGCGGATTTCTTCTCATTCGGTACAAATGACCTGACTCAGATGTCAATGGGACTTTCAAGGGATGATTCGGTAAAATTCCTGGATGACTACAGGGAAAAAGGAATATGGGAAGGAGAACCTTTCTATTCCATAGATACAAAATCAGTTACTAAACTTGTTGAAATTGCCTTAAAAAATGCAAAACCTGTTAAGCCTGATTTAAAAATAGGAGTATGCGGTGAACACGGTGGAGATCCTAAGAGTATAGAATTTTTCGAAAATAATAATTTTAACTATATAAGCTGTTCTCCGTTCAGAATACCTACAGCAATACTTGCTGCGGCACAGGCTTATTTGAGAAAAGAAAAAAAATAGAACAGCTGTTATAATTTTACTTGACTGAAAGGACTGCATGTATTAAAATAACAATGTATATTTTTATATGTTGGAAATTTTGTTATGCGCAGTTCTTTTAATTTATATACAAAAAACAGGCAGAAATACTAATATAAATTTTATTTCAGGAGGTAAAAATGAATAATAATGGGAATATTGACAACTCAAGAGTAAAAAAGGTTATAGAACCTAAATTTCAGCATAAGTATATATCTATAATTCTTCCAGCAGTCTTTTTCATAGTTTTTGCTCCATTTATTTGGATGCTGGTTACAACTCTTTTTGATGCTGAAAATACAAGTGCAAATAAATCGGCACTAGTGATAGTTCTGTTAGTAGTACTGGGAATTCTGGCAGGAATAGGATTTTTAGGAAAATGGATTGGAAAAAGGCTTATAAAAGTTTATCTTTATGATAAGGGATTTCAGACAAATAAGGATAATCAGGAATATTATTATAAAAATCTGGAATATTTTTATATCCCTGGAGTGAAAAAAAATACTTTTTCAGCAATTCTTTATGGAAATGCAGGGTCAGAATGGAAATTTATACCTGGAGCAGTATTTCATAAAAATGCTCTTTACCCATGGCAGGATGATTATATTAAAAATGTATTTTCTGATGCTGTTGCCAATATAGAAAATGGAGGAAAGGAAGAATTCCATTTAAGAAATATAAAGGAACTCCAGAAAGATGCTGTTTCAGGAGTAAGTAAAAGAAGAGTGAAAAAAATAGGAGAGAGTCTTTCTGAGCTTGAAAAAATAACAATAACTAAGGATTATATTGCTTTTGCAAATGAAATATATAACTGGGAAAATCATAAAGTTGAGGTTACTCCGCTTGCTATAAAAATATCAGATTTAGGTGGAAAAGTAATAGTAAATTACGGTAAATTTGCCGCTTCAAAGCTTGATCTTCTTTCAGCTCTGATTAGTAAACTGAATAGAAATTAATTTTTATAATAAATATATTGTATAAAAAAATAAGGAATTATCTGTAAAAAATGTACGGTATTTTGTATTTGGGAATCATTATATAAATACAGTACAGAAACAGCTTTCAGTTCCTTATTTTTTATTGGGAAATTAAATTGATTTTATCAATAATGAAAATAAATATAAAATCATATATAAACTTTAAATTAAAAAAGTAAGTTTACTTTTTTAATAAACTTACTTTACAGAAAACAGTGCTTTTGCTATTTTTGGACTTAAATTTTCTTTATTTTCCAATAATATTTTTCTAACCTGATCAACATTTTTTCCTTTTAATGTTTTCATAGCTTTAGTACAAACTCTTACCTTTAATTCAGAACCGTTAACATTCAATGTCATAACTTGAAGGTTTGGTCTCCATATTCTTTTAGTAGATTTATGAGAGTGGCTCACCATGTTTCCGTGTCCTGTACTTTTTCCGAAAACTTCACATCTTTGCATAAATGTTCCCTCCTTTACACATATCGAAATTCATTTTATCATATTTTCTAAATTATTACAAGTTTTTTTCGTTCATTTTCTGACTGATGCTTTTATCCGCTGTTACGTAGTCCAGTTGCAAGTCCGTTTATGGATATATGTATAGCTTTTTTCAGTTCATCGGATTCATCACCTTTTCTTAATCTTTTCAGAAGTTCTATCTGAAGATAGTTCATGGAATCAAAGTAGGCAAGACGGTTTCTAAGACTGCTTGCAAGCTCAGGGTTATCAGCCAGCAGGACATCATTTCCAGTGATTTTTTTCAGGATATCTACAGTCAGTTGCCATTCCCTTACAATTTTTTCAAAAATTTCCTGTGCAGTTTTCTGGTCACTTGCAAGTTTTACATATTCTGAAGCAATTGTTAAGTCAGATTTTGATAAAACCATGTCTACATTTGAAATAGCCGATCTGAAGAAAGGCCATTCCTTGTACATATTCTGAAGAACAAAAAGATTGTTTTCATCCTCTTCTATCCATTTTGTAAAGGCTGAACCGACACCGTACCATCCTGGGAGCATTATACGAGCCTGTGACCATGAAAATACCCATGGTATGGCTCTTAAGCTTTCCAGTGTCTGGTTTTTCTTACGTGAAGAAGGTCTGGAACCTATGTTTAAGCCTGCGATGGCATTAATAGGTGTCACTTCAAAGAAAAAGTTTGAAAACCCTTCTGTGTTATAAACTAAATCACGGTATGCATCATAACTGAAATCAGAAATTTTTGAAATAA
Coding sequences:
- a CDS encoding helix-turn-helix transcriptional regulator — translated: MLLTKRQNEILIMIKEKSPISGDEIAKRLSVTKSALRTDFSILTGLKLITSKPNRGYIYNGCTTNVVKDFMSPQNSIDIKTSVYDAIIHLFNYDLGTLVVVEDGKLVGIISRKDLLKSVLNGKNMEKIPVSMIMTRMPNIVYCFEEDSVLEAIEKIIRHEIDSLPVLRQENGKLTLVGRFTKTNAIKLYYQELKNKNI
- the ppdK gene encoding pyruvate, phosphate dikinase, which translates into the protein MKQVYEFKEGGKEMIPILGGKGGNLSEMVKIGLPIPYGIIVSTTACNQYFKDGEKLSESLKKEILKNIQILENATGKKIQSENPLLVSVRSGAPVSMPGMMDTILNLGFNDYVAQKMLDITGDEEFVYSSYLRFVQMFSEITEGIDRKRFTELKSDNYKDQINEGKQIYKNECGKEFPENFKEQIFYAVKAIFDSWNNDRAILYRKLNNIDNNMGTAVIIQEMVFGNLNEKSGTGVLFTRNPSTGEDKIFGEVLLNAQGEDIVAGIRTPDDINLLKTTMPVIYDELVKTTKKLEKHNKDMQDIEFTIENSKLFILQTRNGKRTPEASLKIAMDMVEENILTKEEAILKVEPSSINKLLTGDFDEKSLKEAVFLTKGLAASSGVAVGRIMFDSKRVKIREKTILIREETSPEDLQGMALAQGIVTLKGGATSHGAVVARGMGKCCVTGCSEIKIDEIKRTMTVGEHVLKEGDFISVSGHTGEIFLGKIPLKENSFSDELKEFILWAADMKRMEVRMNADTPEDAMQGKLFGATGIGLCRTEHMFFKHDKIWAIRDFILSDRGEEKKKSLEKLFELQKKDFLEIFEILDGSEVNIRLLDPPVHEFLPKTKEDREKMAEILEKPVEEIEIRIRKLKDENPMLGHRGCRLGVSYPELYRMQGKAIMEAAYECSKKGIKVLPEIMIPFIMEAKELAYLKKEIEEEIKNLFEEIGGKVEYKLGTMIEIPRACLLADEIAEHADFFSFGTNDLTQMSMGLSRDDSVKFLDDYREKGIWEGEPFYSIDTKSVTKLVEIALKNAKPVKPDLKIGVCGEHGGDPKSIEFFENNNFNYISCSPFRIPTAILAAAQAYLRKEKK
- the rpmB gene encoding 50S ribosomal protein L28, translating into MQRCEVFGKSTGHGNMVSHSHKSTKRIWRPNLQVMTLNVNGSELKVRVCTKAMKTLKGKNVDQVRKILLENKENLSPKIAKALFSVK